A region of the Gemmatimonas sp. UBA7669 genome:
TCCCGCCAAGACCATTCGTGAGTCCCGCAAGCGTAGCTCCTGAAATCGCGTCCGAGTCTGTGCTGGATCTGCGCAGTGACACCGTGACGCGTCCGACGCGCGCCATGCGTGAGGCCATGGCCAACGCCGAAGTGGGCGACGATGTGCTGGACGGTGACCCGACGACCCGCGCGCTCGAGGCCATGGTGGCCGAGCGACTGGGCAAGGAGCGCGCGCTGTTTTTTCCGAGTGGCAGTATGGCCAATCAAGCGGCCATCTGGGTGCACACGCGACCGGGTACGGAGTTGTTGTGTGATGCCGAGGCGCATGTGTATCACTGGGAGATCGCGGCGGTTGCCGGACTCTGTGGTGTCCAGAGCCGGCTCGTACGTCCGTCCACAGGTGCGGTCATGCGCGCCGCCGATCTGCGGGCCACGCTGCGACTGCCCAGCATTCATGCGCCGGAGCCGAGTCTGGTGTGCCTCGAGAACACGCACAATGGGGCAGGTGGCGCCATCACGCCGCTGAACGAGTTGCGCGCACTGCGTGATGTGGCGCGCGAGGCGGGGCTGCCGGTGCATCTCGATGGCGCGCGGCTGTGGAACGCGTCGGTGGCGTCGGGCACAGCGTTGGCGGCGTTCGCCGATTGTGCGGACACGGTGGTGGTGTCGTTCAGCAAGGGACTGGGCGCGCCGGTGGGTGCCTGTCTGGTGGGTCCGTCAGATGTCATTGTCCAGGCGCACCGCGCGCGCAAGCGCTTTGGTGGAGGCATGCGGCAGAGTGGGGTATTGGCGGCGGCTGCGCTGCATGGCCTCACGCATCACCTCGAGCGACTGGCCGATGACCACGAGGCCGCGCGCGTGTTGGCTGCCGCGGTGGATGGCGCCGGTGGTGCGCGTGTGGTCCCGCCGGATACGAACATCGTGATGATTGATCTGCCGACGCCGTGTGGTGAGCAGGTGGTGAATGCCGCTGCAGCGCGCGGGCTGCGCCTGTCCATGTGGCATGCGTCACGTGTGCGCGCGGTGACGCATCTCGATGCGCCGATGGAGCGCGTGGTGCAGGCGGGGCGTGTGTTGGCGGAAGTACTGGAGACCATGTAATGCCGCCGGCACATGTGGGACGAACGCCGAGCTCGCATTGAAGTAATCACTTGACGGCATAGGGAACGTCAGGACATTATGGGTGTGCTAGGAATTCAAGAGGATCCGGTTGGTCGCGGTGTAAAGCGCAGCAACTCATTCATGTCAATCTGGAGAAACTTCAACATGGTCATTTTTCGGGGGGGGGGGAGACACCCTTCTGCGCTTCGTTGAGCCTCGTGAGCGGGGCAGCGCATGAGCCTCGCCCACGTCAAGCGCACGTTCGAAGACGCCGGCCGCGACGATCCGATGTATGCAGTGTTCACGGATCACCGGCGACGTGGCGGCAAGTGGGACCCCGAAGAGTTCTTCGCACACGGAAAGGGTGAAGTCGATCAAGTCATGGGCTACGTCCGCGGTCTGTCTCCCGCTCAACGCACGGCGGACGCTCTCGACTTCGGCTGCGGAGTCGGCCGGCTCACACAGGCGCTTGCGGAGCATTTTGACCGGGCAGTTGGTGTAGACATTTCGAGCACCATGATCGAAGCCGCAGAACGATTCAATGCTCACGCAGGTCGCGTGCGGTACGTGGTGAACGACCAGCCTCACCTCAGGCAGTT
Encoded here:
- a CDS encoding threonine aldolase family protein, with product MLDLRSDTVTRPTRAMREAMANAEVGDDVLDGDPTTRALEAMVAERLGKERALFFPSGSMANQAAIWVHTRPGTELLCDAEAHVYHWEIAAVAGLCGVQSRLVRPSTGAVMRAADLRATLRLPSIHAPEPSLVCLENTHNGAGGAITPLNELRALRDVAREAGLPVHLDGARLWNASVASGTALAAFADCADTVVVSFSKGLGAPVGACLVGPSDVIVQAHRARKRFGGGMRQSGVLAAAALHGLTHHLERLADDHEAARVLAAAVDGAGGARVVPPDTNIVMIDLPTPCGEQVVNAAAARGLRLSMWHASRVRAVTHLDAPMERVVQAGRVLAEVLETM
- a CDS encoding class I SAM-dependent methyltransferase, with the translated sequence MSLAHVKRTFEDAGRDDPMYAVFTDHRRRGGKWDPEEFFAHGKGEVDQVMGYVRGLSPAQRTADALDFGCGVGRLTQALAEHFDRAVGVDISSTMIEAAERFNAHAGRVRYVVNDQPHLRQFGDASFDFIYSNITLQHVPPAPALAYVAEFVRILRPGGLAVFQMGIAGC